From a single Fulvivirga ulvae genomic region:
- a CDS encoding porin family protein: MKHILFLAALVASLSCYSQTRTGLKGGLNIANLHYSAGNESVKGDPLTSFHVGFVFFPEGSSAVSVQPEILFSMQGNKLSTPLGNVEEKLGYVNVPILIKYTPAPVFSMYAGPQLGMLVSSNKINGTSVKDYYKEVDISLSFGCEFKAGENMLFGARYNLGMMNVDDFDDSGDIKVTNQVTQIYLGILF, encoded by the coding sequence ATGAAACACATTCTATTTTTGGCTGCTCTTGTAGCTTCACTCTCGTGCTATTCACAAACAAGAACCGGATTAAAAGGGGGGCTTAATATTGCTAATCTGCATTATTCCGCAGGCAACGAGTCCGTAAAAGGTGATCCTCTCACATCCTTCCATGTTGGTTTTGTATTTTTTCCTGAAGGTTCATCTGCTGTATCGGTGCAACCGGAAATACTTTTCTCCATGCAGGGAAACAAGCTTTCAACTCCATTAGGGAATGTTGAAGAAAAACTAGGCTACGTTAATGTTCCTATTCTTATTAAGTATACTCCTGCCCCGGTATTTTCCATGTATGCGGGACCCCAGTTGGGTATGCTGGTTAGCAGTAACAAGATAAACGGTACAAGCGTAAAAGATTATTATAAAGAGGTGGACATTTCACTTTCTTTTGGATGCGAATTTAAAGCAGGAGAAAATATGTTATTTGGTGCGCGATATAATTTAGGAATGATGAACGTAGATGATTTCGACGATTCCGGAGATATCAAAGTAACCAACCAGGTAACCCAAATATATCTTGGTATATTGTTTTAG
- a CDS encoding AAA domain-containing protein, protein MAGKDIQEGLKQLLVLLAQEKEEDLLQYKRKMIGTSLSERRKQGVCWYPVNLEKTKFDSGDRLLVKVSRPPEHTDSHLFQSGKLVSLFSNAYSNEESRDAVNGVVNYVSKQEMLVTLNNNDIPDWIHDGQLGVQLLFDENAYREMEKAVKHLIKTKDERLVELKKILLGDSEARFESRNPVKVAGLNNSQNDALNKVLSASDVAIIHGPPGTGKTTTLIQAILETLKSETQTLVCAPSNAAVDLLADRLGEQGINVLRIGHPARVTEETLSKTLDARITRHPDYKTLKSLRRQAEEYKTMGQKYKRNFGHSEREQRRRLLAEARELRHEAEHLEFFIMGDIIARSQVIACTMVGASNQVLKGMVFETVFIDEAAQALEPASWIPIIRSERVIFAGDHCQLPPTIRSLEAARNGLEVTLFEKVIKGNKADVMLKEQYRMNEAIMNFSSRIFYKNQLTANEAVAHWKVFPDDLSVEFIDTVGCGYFEEVDQETRSSFNKEEAQLLLKHFKDYIEQVEALGKWNEVEDIGVIAPYKAQVSLLQDLMMQPGTLEGHIQEKLGVNTVDSFQGQERDIIYISLVRSNEKGEIGFLANTRRMNVAITRAKKKLVIIGDSATIGQNEFYAAFLDYVNEIGAYRSAFELMY, encoded by the coding sequence ATGGCCGGAAAGGATATTCAGGAAGGGTTAAAGCAGCTGCTGGTTCTGTTGGCACAGGAAAAGGAGGAAGACCTGCTCCAGTATAAACGTAAAATGATAGGAACCTCGCTTAGCGAGCGTCGTAAGCAGGGTGTATGCTGGTATCCGGTAAACCTGGAAAAAACAAAATTTGATAGTGGTGATCGCCTGCTCGTTAAAGTGTCTCGTCCGCCCGAACATACCGATTCCCACCTTTTTCAATCCGGCAAGCTGGTAAGCCTGTTTTCCAATGCCTATAGCAATGAAGAATCTCGCGATGCGGTGAATGGTGTGGTAAACTATGTAAGCAAGCAGGAGATGCTCGTTACGCTAAACAATAATGATATTCCGGACTGGATACACGACGGACAGTTAGGTGTACAGTTGCTTTTTGATGAAAATGCCTACAGGGAGATGGAAAAGGCTGTTAAACACCTGATCAAAACCAAAGATGAGCGCCTTGTTGAGCTTAAGAAAATACTTCTAGGTGACAGCGAAGCCCGGTTTGAAAGCAGGAACCCGGTAAAAGTGGCAGGTTTAAATAACAGCCAGAACGATGCCCTGAATAAAGTGCTGAGTGCATCTGATGTAGCCATTATCCATGGCCCTCCGGGTACGGGTAAGACCACTACACTGATACAAGCTATACTGGAAACGCTGAAATCTGAAACACAAACGCTGGTATGTGCCCCAAGTAATGCCGCAGTAGATCTGTTGGCCGATCGGCTGGGTGAGCAGGGAATTAATGTGCTGAGAATCGGGCATCCTGCCCGTGTAACGGAAGAAACCCTGAGTAAAACGCTGGATGCCCGCATCACACGCCATCCTGACTATAAAACGCTAAAATCCCTTCGCAGGCAGGCTGAAGAGTATAAGACTATGGGGCAGAAGTACAAAAGAAACTTTGGGCACTCGGAACGTGAGCAGCGAAGGCGGTTGCTGGCAGAGGCCCGTGAACTTCGCCATGAAGCAGAGCATCTGGAGTTTTTCATCATGGGAGACATCATAGCCAGGTCGCAGGTAATTGCCTGTACAATGGTTGGTGCAAGTAACCAGGTGCTTAAAGGGATGGTGTTCGAAACAGTATTTATTGATGAGGCGGCTCAGGCCCTCGAGCCGGCTTCATGGATTCCCATTATCCGGTCAGAGCGGGTGATCTTTGCCGGTGATCATTGCCAGTTGCCTCCAACCATCAGGTCGCTGGAAGCTGCCCGTAACGGATTGGAAGTAACGCTTTTTGAAAAGGTCATCAAGGGCAACAAGGCTGACGTAATGCTGAAGGAGCAATACCGGATGAATGAGGCCATCATGAACTTCTCAAGTCGTATATTTTATAAAAATCAATTGACAGCCAATGAGGCGGTGGCTCACTGGAAAGTATTCCCCGATGACCTGTCAGTAGAGTTTATAGACACAGTCGGATGCGGTTACTTTGAAGAAGTCGATCAGGAAACCAGAAGCTCATTCAACAAGGAGGAGGCACAATTGCTATTAAAGCATTTTAAAGACTACATAGAGCAGGTAGAAGCACTCGGTAAATGGAATGAGGTGGAAGATATAGGCGTTATAGCTCCCTACAAAGCGCAGGTTTCCCTGCTTCAGGATCTGATGATGCAGCCGGGAACCCTCGAGGGGCACATTCAGGAAAAGCTGGGTGTAAATACGGTGGACTCATTTCAGGGACAGGAGCGGGATATCATATATATATCATTGGTGCGCTCCAATGAAAAGGGTGAAATTGGTTTTCTGGCCAATACCAGAAGGATGAATGTGGCAATTACCAGGGCCAAAAAGAAACTCGTAATTATCGGCGACAGTGCCACAATAGGCCAGAATGAGTTTTATGCGGCTTTTCTGGATTATGTCAATGAAATTGGGGCTTACAGGAGTGCTTTTGAATTGATGTACTGA
- a CDS encoding M16 family metallopeptidase — MKTIGIYITGLLLLSFTAFTQDKETPPPGGQPKDFTLPERQTVKLDNGLELIMIPYGAVPKATINITVKTGNIHEGEAEVWLADLVGDLMEEGSTGMTSKEIADKMAGMGGNLNIGVGAHTTSLSSSVLYEFTPEAIKVMAGVLQNPKFPESEIDRLKNDMKRQLSVTLSRPQPKASQAFYAQLYPDHSYGRLYPSEDMISSFNVEMIRKHYNENFGARRTTVYVAGKFNASAVEKAVREAFGKWKEGPAPQYIPATPSQDGQITILDRPDAPQSTIMLGLPVPDPSSADYIALDVMNSLLGGSFGSRITSNIREDKGYTYSPASNISDRYKSAIWYEQADVTTEFTGPSLQEITKEIDRLQKEAPSQEELKGIQNYEAGVFVLQNSTPSGIIGQLVYLDVYDLDESFLTNKVQNIYAVTPEKIREMAQKYIRPEGMTLVIVGDKKVIEQQIKDYEKSIKDY, encoded by the coding sequence ATGAAAACAATAGGAATATATATTACCGGATTACTATTACTTAGTTTTACCGCTTTTACTCAGGATAAGGAGACACCACCTCCAGGAGGACAACCCAAGGATTTTACGCTACCTGAAAGGCAAACTGTAAAGCTTGACAACGGGTTGGAGCTGATTATGATCCCCTATGGCGCCGTACCTAAAGCTACTATCAACATAACCGTTAAAACCGGTAACATCCATGAGGGCGAGGCAGAAGTTTGGCTTGCCGACCTTGTGGGTGATCTTATGGAAGAGGGCAGCACGGGTATGACTTCAAAAGAAATCGCCGATAAAATGGCCGGCATGGGGGGCAACCTCAATATTGGTGTAGGCGCTCATACTACCTCTCTATCATCTTCAGTGCTCTATGAGTTTACCCCAGAAGCGATAAAGGTAATGGCTGGCGTTTTGCAAAATCCAAAGTTTCCGGAAAGTGAAATAGACAGATTGAAAAATGACATGAAAAGGCAGTTAAGCGTTACACTATCACGCCCACAGCCCAAGGCAAGTCAGGCCTTTTATGCCCAACTGTACCCCGATCATTCTTACGGAAGGCTCTACCCCTCCGAAGATATGATCAGCAGCTTTAATGTTGAAATGATCAGAAAACATTATAACGAAAATTTTGGAGCAAGGCGCACCACCGTTTACGTAGCAGGTAAATTTAATGCTTCTGCCGTAGAGAAGGCAGTAAGAGAGGCTTTTGGCAAGTGGAAAGAAGGCCCTGCACCACAATACATCCCCGCCACCCCCAGCCAGGATGGCCAGATAACCATTCTGGACAGGCCAGACGCTCCGCAATCCACTATTATGCTCGGATTACCGGTACCTGACCCTTCCAGTGCAGACTACATAGCCCTTGACGTAATGAATTCGCTGCTGGGCGGATCGTTTGGATCCAGGATCACCAGCAACATTCGTGAAGACAAAGGATATACGTATTCGCCAGCCAGCAATATTAGCGACAGGTATAAATCGGCCATTTGGTATGAGCAGGCTGACGTTACTACGGAATTTACAGGACCTTCACTACAGGAAATAACCAAAGAAATAGACCGGCTGCAAAAAGAAGCGCCCTCTCAGGAAGAATTGAAAGGTATTCAAAATTATGAAGCAGGAGTATTTGTTTTACAAAACTCCACTCCTTCCGGTATTATCGGGCAACTCGTTTATCTCGATGTATATGATCTTGATGAGTCGTTCCTGACCAACAAAGTACAGAATATTTATGCTGTAACCCCTGAAAAAATCCGGGAAATGGCCCAAAAGTATATAAGGCCAGAGGGCATGACACTGGTAATTGTGGGAGATAAAAAAGTAATAGAACAGCAGATCAAAGATTACGAAAAGTCGATCAAGGATTATTGA
- a CDS encoding M16 family metallopeptidase translates to MKKGYLNLILLLMVLASCSQVTEVQEVEDDTAAEFTVPVEYYKLDNGLKVILSPDKTAPTAIVAVYYNIGFRIEPRDRTGFAHLFEHMMFQGSKNLGKMEFIKLVQQNGGVLNGSTRFDFTNYFEIVPSHKLETMLWAEADRMKGLDITQENLTNQQGVVKNEVKVNVLNQPYGGFPWLDMPQYANENWYNAHNFYGDLEDLDAANLEDVQKFFDTYYAPNNASLAVVGDFKPEEVKKWIEKYFAPIPSAEIPALPDISEPRQTEEKKFTKDDPLANKPAIAIAYKMPEKNTPEYYAMGLLDQILVQGDNSLLTRKLVKDKGYTSNVNGGINYLGNMFNYNGPMLWMFNLTYDNHTPQDSIMTSVDQVISDVTNGVTQEMIDQAIVKMRSQLYDNIGGFFGLGRADLLASFALFEDNPAKINQLEGEFKKVTPELIKKTADEYLRSTNRTILTVNPLAKTEN, encoded by the coding sequence ATGAAAAAAGGATATCTGAATTTAATACTGCTGCTAATGGTCCTGGCATCCTGCTCCCAGGTTACAGAGGTTCAGGAGGTGGAGGATGACACCGCGGCTGAGTTTACTGTACCGGTAGAATACTACAAGCTGGACAACGGGCTTAAAGTTATTTTATCGCCGGATAAAACCGCGCCCACAGCCATTGTTGCTGTTTATTATAACATAGGCTTCAGAATAGAGCCACGTGACAGAACAGGGTTTGCCCACCTTTTTGAACATATGATGTTCCAGGGGTCCAAAAACTTAGGAAAAATGGAGTTCATTAAGCTTGTTCAACAAAATGGTGGTGTACTCAATGGTTCCACCCGCTTTGATTTCACCAATTATTTCGAAATTGTACCTTCTCATAAACTTGAAACCATGCTTTGGGCAGAGGCAGACAGAATGAAGGGGCTAGACATAACCCAGGAAAACCTCACCAACCAGCAGGGGGTAGTAAAAAATGAGGTAAAGGTAAATGTACTAAACCAACCCTATGGAGGCTTTCCATGGCTGGACATGCCTCAATATGCCAATGAGAACTGGTATAATGCCCACAATTTCTATGGTGACCTGGAAGATCTGGACGCAGCCAACCTGGAAGATGTACAGAAGTTTTTTGACACCTACTATGCTCCTAATAATGCCTCTCTGGCGGTAGTTGGCGATTTTAAACCCGAAGAGGTTAAAAAATGGATTGAAAAATACTTTGCCCCTATCCCTTCTGCCGAAATACCTGCTCTGCCGGATATCTCTGAGCCCAGGCAAACCGAAGAAAAGAAATTCACAAAGGATGACCCGCTGGCCAATAAACCGGCCATCGCTATCGCGTACAAAATGCCTGAAAAAAATACCCCGGAATACTATGCTATGGGATTACTCGATCAGATATTGGTTCAGGGTGATAATAGTTTGCTGACCCGCAAACTGGTTAAAGATAAGGGTTACACATCAAACGTAAATGGCGGCATCAATTACCTGGGCAATATGTTTAATTACAACGGCCCTATGCTGTGGATGTTTAATCTGACGTACGACAATCACACTCCTCAGGATTCCATTATGACCTCTGTTGATCAGGTTATCAGTGATGTAACCAATGGTGTGACTCAGGAAATGATCGATCAGGCCATAGTAAAGATGAGGTCACAACTATACGACAACATCGGTGGGTTCTTTGGGTTGGGACGTGCGGATCTGCTGGCATCTTTTGCTCTTTTCGAAGATAACCCAGCAAAAATCAACCAGTTGGAAGGTGAGTTTAAAAAAGTAACTCCGGAGCTGATAAAAAAAACGGCTGATGAATACCTGAGAAGTACCAACAGAACCATTTTAACCGTCAACCCTTTGGCTAAAACTGAAAATTAA
- a CDS encoding DUF1206 domain-containing protein, with protein MNTYTTGNDNWKERAGRVGHVAKGVVYGVAGILTLLAAFNMGGQKAGKVQVIEFLQKQPFGNVLLILIAIGLACYAFWRFVQSIQDPQGEGTDSKGKIKRTGYFISGVLYLALGVYSVLQISGGSGSSGQSGQGLVGSLLQSKIGVLIVILIAIALFAKAIYQFYRVYKGGFTQNLRPVEIPYSKAESIIKNAGYAGFIARGILIGIVGYFFLQAALQSNPGSIQGSSGAFSFIQQSTSGPWLMALIAAGLVCYGVFMLVVARYKSFYAR; from the coding sequence ATGAATACATATACAACAGGAAATGATAACTGGAAAGAACGGGCCGGAAGAGTGGGGCATGTTGCAAAAGGAGTAGTTTATGGTGTGGCCGGTATACTAACTTTACTGGCAGCCTTCAACATGGGCGGACAAAAGGCTGGAAAAGTACAGGTGATAGAGTTTTTACAAAAACAACCTTTTGGGAATGTTTTGCTGATACTTATAGCCATCGGGCTGGCCTGCTATGCCTTCTGGCGTTTTGTACAGTCTATTCAGGATCCTCAGGGTGAAGGGACAGATAGTAAAGGCAAGATAAAACGTACCGGATACTTCATAAGTGGCGTGTTGTACCTGGCCCTGGGCGTATACTCCGTATTACAAATTTCCGGAGGTAGCGGTTCATCAGGCCAATCCGGACAAGGGCTAGTTGGTTCTTTACTGCAAAGCAAAATTGGTGTACTTATAGTAATACTTATTGCAATAGCGCTATTTGCAAAGGCAATATATCAGTTTTACAGGGTTTATAAAGGAGGCTTTACCCAAAACCTGCGCCCGGTGGAAATACCATATAGTAAAGCCGAGTCTATCATCAAAAATGCCGGATATGCTGGTTTTATTGCCCGTGGTATTCTGATAGGTATTGTTGGTTACTTCTTTCTCCAGGCAGCATTACAGTCTAATCCCGGAAGTATCCAGGGGTCTTCCGGAGCGTTTTCATTCATCCAGCAATCTACCAGTGGCCCGTGGCTGATGGCTCTGATTGCTGCAGGATTAGTATGCTACGGCGTGTTTATGCTCGTTGTAGCTCGCTATAAAAGCTTTTATGCCAGATAA
- a CDS encoding DUF6909 family protein — translation MIDTSKQRTRESRAAIERLYITMRHLLIRGSYKPMGVSGRSLIEALLTLRPEIYGTVADPGKVELDGLLYVIERLPNGIEECRFVKLVAREGFEEAGHPVMIPIKRRRNCFRIDENRMYIEMTRGRSDIYDILTHLTFLFIEGEKIKNHSLDQKGQIIDDWYRLEEIVKLEEQNEPFDEKKAAVYLSNFLGRTIKETYAAIDKFKKGKNKNSLYHIVYWLGRTAIEEAMEGKDKEITFSSKLREIIGHHIYGEKWARKIKSYIHNKQLAERPIHIISANMHSFLNAIYGFRALKDEGFSTLEELATQTSKEQNGEMREKIRQYALENGLHEIEDQSGTNLSVQIFNLDKFDFNHLPENIRPNGAMGEAPVLVVMDYAFGEQAFECMDELLKPYEEGNDIYDMNIQSVSIMGKAGILTGNKSDIMIPTAHVFEGTADNYPIENDFDLSEFKGKMATYEGTMITVLGTSLQNRDVLNHFLTSTWNAVGLEMEGAHYQKAIQSAAMIRKSVSEKVKVRYAYYASDNPLMTGSTLASGSLGIEGVKPTYLITSAILKRILNSHSGYEKR, via the coding sequence ATGATAGATACTTCAAAACAGAGAACAAGAGAATCGAGAGCCGCTATTGAGCGCTTGTATATAACCATGAGGCACCTGCTTATAAGAGGGAGTTATAAGCCAATGGGCGTTTCAGGAAGGTCATTGATAGAAGCTCTGCTTACCCTCAGGCCTGAGATATATGGAACTGTAGCCGATCCGGGTAAGGTAGAGCTTGACGGTCTGCTGTATGTTATCGAAAGGTTGCCTAATGGCATAGAAGAATGCCGGTTCGTCAAGCTGGTGGCAAGAGAAGGCTTTGAGGAGGCCGGGCACCCTGTGATGATCCCGATCAAGCGAAGAAGAAACTGTTTCAGGATCGATGAAAACAGAATGTATATTGAAATGACACGGGGGCGAAGTGACATTTACGATATTCTGACTCACCTTACCTTTTTATTTATTGAGGGTGAAAAGATCAAAAACCACAGTCTTGATCAAAAAGGACAAATCATAGATGACTGGTACCGCCTGGAAGAAATAGTAAAGCTGGAAGAGCAGAATGAGCCTTTTGATGAAAAAAAGGCCGCGGTGTATCTCAGCAACTTTTTAGGTAGAACAATTAAGGAAACCTATGCTGCTATAGATAAATTCAAGAAAGGGAAAAATAAAAACAGCCTTTACCATATCGTGTACTGGCTGGGACGCACGGCCATCGAAGAAGCTATGGAAGGCAAGGATAAAGAAATCACCTTCTCATCTAAGCTAAGGGAAATTATCGGCCACCATATTTACGGTGAAAAATGGGCCAGAAAGATCAAATCATACATACATAACAAGCAACTGGCAGAAAGGCCAATACATATCATCAGCGCCAATATGCATAGCTTTCTCAATGCTATTTATGGTTTCAGGGCTTTGAAAGATGAGGGGTTCAGCACCCTGGAGGAGCTGGCTACGCAAACCAGCAAAGAGCAAAACGGGGAAATGCGTGAGAAGATCAGGCAGTATGCCCTGGAGAATGGCCTGCATGAAATAGAAGACCAGTCGGGGACCAACCTGTCGGTACAGATATTTAACCTGGATAAGTTTGACTTTAACCATCTGCCGGAAAATATCAGACCGAATGGAGCAATGGGGGAGGCCCCCGTACTTGTAGTTATGGACTATGCTTTTGGGGAGCAGGCTTTTGAATGTATGGACGAGCTTCTGAAGCCTTATGAAGAAGGTAATGATATTTATGACATGAATATCCAGTCTGTTTCTATTATGGGAAAAGCAGGTATACTGACCGGAAACAAGAGCGATATCATGATCCCCACGGCACACGTGTTTGAAGGTACTGCCGATAATTACCCCATTGAAAACGACTTTGACCTGAGCGAATTCAAAGGTAAGATGGCTACTTATGAAGGGACCATGATCACCGTTTTAGGTACATCCCTGCAAAACCGTGATGTACTCAACCACTTCCTGACGTCAACCTGGAATGCCGTTGGACTGGAGATGGAAGGAGCGCATTACCAAAAAGCCATACAATCTGCCGCCATGATCAGAAAGAGCGTGAGTGAAAAGGTAAAAGTACGCTATGCCTACTACGCATCGGATAACCCTTTAATGACAGGAAGTACTTTGGCTTCAGGAAGTCTGGGTATAGAAGGAGTGAAGCCTACGTATCTGATCACCTCTGCAATTCTGAAAAGGATTTTGAATAGTCATTCCGGCTATGAAAAAAGATGA
- a CDS encoding fasciclin domain-containing protein, producing the protein MKKFNLTTLMKRLTALAMVAVMFVLTGCGDDDDGGEPAPTLNLYETMSAESDLTQIKSYIDADADLKAMLEGNTEYTFFAPNDAAFAKLETLLGTGLETVAPQIVSQVLMFHFAQGAKTQAELTGSSVVTEQGESVVADANGNITTGGSDEEVLFTEANIRATNGIMHKVETILIPPTIYASIGVNLGKLSQAVLLSANFTTLASAVAKADTYAADNSLPTITSYLTGDTEYTLFAPTNETFAAINSDPAVVLAAYTAQQWYGILSNHFVADDGNAGDDNVTVDEDELTTGATFTTKVGATLQIFNNTSIIPADNGVGIYIDSNGDVDLGDSGTFSNFDAEVALLDAFEGANGKLHVIAGVLAPPM; encoded by the coding sequence ATGAAAAAATTCAACCTTACAACTTTAATGAAGCGTCTTACGGCGTTAGCTATGGTTGCCGTGATGTTTGTGCTTACCGGATGTGGTGATGACGATGATGGTGGAGAACCTGCGCCAACATTGAACTTATACGAAACCATGTCTGCAGAAAGTGACCTTACTCAGATAAAATCTTATATAGACGCTGATGCCGATCTGAAAGCCATGCTGGAAGGAAATACAGAATATACTTTCTTCGCTCCAAATGATGCAGCATTTGCAAAACTGGAAACTTTGTTAGGCACTGGTTTAGAAACAGTAGCTCCGCAAATAGTATCTCAGGTATTAATGTTCCATTTTGCTCAAGGCGCAAAAACTCAGGCTGAGCTTACCGGTTCATCTGTGGTTACTGAGCAGGGAGAGAGCGTTGTGGCGGATGCAAACGGGAATATCACCACTGGTGGTTCTGATGAAGAAGTACTTTTCACTGAGGCAAATATCAGAGCAACCAACGGTATCATGCATAAAGTAGAGACTATTCTTATACCACCTACAATTTATGCCTCAATTGGTGTAAACCTTGGTAAATTATCTCAGGCTGTTTTATTAAGCGCTAACTTCACTACTTTAGCTTCTGCTGTTGCTAAAGCTGATACTTACGCTGCTGATAACTCACTGCCAACAATTACTTCATACCTGACAGGAGATACTGAGTACACTTTATTTGCTCCTACCAATGAGACTTTTGCAGCTATTAATTCAGACCCTGCTGTTGTATTAGCAGCATACACTGCTCAGCAGTGGTATGGCATCCTTAGCAATCACTTTGTTGCTGATGATGGAAATGCAGGTGATGACAATGTAACTGTTGATGAAGACGAACTTACAACAGGAGCAACATTTACTACTAAAGTAGGTGCGACATTACAAATATTTAATAATACTTCTATTATACCAGCTGATAATGGTGTAGGAATTTACATTGATAGCAATGGAGATGTTGATTTGGGAGATAGTGGAACCTTCTCAAACTTCGACGCTGAGGTAGCTCTTCTTGATGCTTTTGAAGGCGCTAATGGTAAACTTCATGTTATTGCCGGAGTTTTAGCTCCTCCTATGTAA